Within Halorussus sp. MSC15.2, the genomic segment CCTAGTAAGAAAATCATGAATTTTTCGTCACTCTGTAAACGAGAGGGAATCGATTAGACGGAGGAATTGCAAGACGAGCGTAGATGACGAAGACACCCCCATCTGAGGAACTTCTCGGTCTACTGCGCCAGATGGACCCCCACGAATTCGAGAAGTTGGTAGCTGAGTTGTGGCGGCAACTAGGATACTCCGCAACCGTGAGACAGCGAAGTCGAGATAGAGGAATTGACGTGATAGCGACCAGAGAGTCGCCAGTTAAGGAAAAGCACGTGATTCAGGCCAAGAGGTACGCGGAGGACAACAAAATCGGGAGTCAAGAAGTGCGAAACTACGCCACGCTTTACCAGCAGGTCACCGACGCCGACAAAGTGATACTCGTCACCACTAGCGAGCTAACCACAGAGGCTAGGCGGCTAGCCAAGGACCTAAACGTCCAATTTATGTCCGGTGAGGAGTTGTGTGA encodes:
- a CDS encoding restriction endonuclease is translated as MTKTPPSEELLGLLRQMDPHEFEKLVAELWRQLGYSATVRQRSRDRGIDVIATRESPVKEKHVIQAKRYAEDNKIGSQEVRNYATLYQQVTDADKVILVTTSELTTEARRLAKDLNVQFMSGEELCDKIRESGTDVEKYLPIGENQPSQTTSTQSLSDQSDSKKEEASSGS